The region GGACAACGGGTGGCCACAACAattgcagcaacagcaacaggaacggcaacggcagcggcaacagcaggAGCAGCGACACAAAATGTTGCGATGGCATTGTTTTAATGCATTtggagcagcaacagcagcggcggcggcggcaaaaacagaaaacagcaTAAAAAGGAGCCTGAGGATGCGGGCGCAGGATGCCGCGACGATGCCCGATGGCAATGggccatccatccatccaccCATATACATGGCGTATACGCACTGTGCGccacattacgtatacgctctagtgctgctgctgctgctgctgctggtacgCCGATGAGCCCGAGGAGTCCTTCACTGTGAACGTCACGTAGTATCGCTTATTGCTGTCCAACTTTTCCGCGGGCAGTGAAATTAGCTGTTTGTTCTTCCCGTGCGACAATTCCAGCGCCACCTTGTGGTTGCAGCGGTTGCCGCTCGCACTGCCGCCGCCCAGGCCGCCCGCCGCTCGTCCGCTGGAGGCGCGGCCGCTGGTCAGGATTTTGGGCAGGAAGAAGCTGCTCACGCTGCCGGTCTTCTTGTACGGTCCAAAGCCGAACTTTGGCATCGTGTGATGATTCATCATGGGAACTGCAAGGCAAAAAGAGAGCCGTTGACAAGGCATTAGATTAATGATGGCTGTACCAGGGATTCTACAAAGCCCCGACAGGTGAGTCCTGCAGGTGCTACACCCAGCTGAATTGCACGGGTGGATAAAAACTAATAAGTAAATGGAGCAGTCTGGATTAAGAGCCCTCTCGCCGGGGATTACTAGCTACTTTCGCCAGCAAAATAACCCGGCATAAACAAGGGCAAAGAAATGGCTGTGGAGCGGCACAaatgaatgcgtttttaatttGGCATAAGCCAACTGGACGCATCCTTTTGAGGCACTGAAGATGTAATAAAAACTTGAAAGCCCGAAAGCCAGCCTGGGTCgggaatttttatttttaatttgccccGCACTGAATAAACTGCTCGTAATTaggatttatatttttatggcccGCAGCTGCCGAGGAGATGCTTTGAATTCGAGTGTCCGCTCGTCCCACGCTTGACCCACTGCCCTCCGCCGGAAAGAAGGCGAAAGTGTTGCCGACCCAGTGCTGGCCAGGCGATTTGACTCTTTGGCTCTTTTGGCcaaagccagagccagagccagagccagggCCTGTCTGGTGCCATTTTTCACGCTTGCACAGAGCCGCTTAAAGCCCTCGAGCCATTGGGGCAGCAGGCCGCGGCACACAAAAAGAAAGGTCTGTCAAAAAAACGCTCTtactatttaaataatttattaaagctGGTAGTTCTATACTTTTTgccaagaaaaaaataagccGATTATAAAGGGGATTTTTTTGTGCTTATCCATAAAGTCTGTTTGACAATTCCAACATGTTTTTATCAAACTGAAATATTTGCTAATCCTCAACTGTATAAAAGGATGTGCAAAACAATTGAAACTCATAAAAAATACTCTTTAAGTTCTGTCATTTGTTGAAGCAATTTATATAGATCAatatataaagtttttttcCCAATGTCAGTAAATGTACTAGCATATAGAtacgaattaaattataaagttattaaacataaaacaaattgttaattgataagcGACAGTCAGAAAATTGTAAGTGACAGAAAAGACTTTACTAGAATAAATACAGAGActtcaaaaaaaggaaaaccagTGTTTTTGAGATTAAATGGATCTTAAaagttgaataaaataaaaattaaaaaggtcCTACAaactttaatataaaatattgttgttgaatttctttttaaatacttttgtaTATCTTTTCCGCTTTACAGAAATTCCTTAAGCTTCCTCAAAAAAGTTTACTTACTGTAGGCGGCGCAGGGTATTCCCGTGTAGGCATGGGCCGCATGGAGGCACCGGTGCGTCTTGGTGGTGCACTGCAGCGCCTTCTCGTAGGCATTGTAATCCGGGCTCAGCCGCCGCTCCGCCTGCGAAATGGGATAATATTGGATGAGCCAGTCGCCGGAGAGGCGTCACTTAATCATCGTCCCTACCTCCTCGTACACCTCGTTGATGTTTTGGAAGTTGTTGGTGCCCGGTCGCTGGAGTCCCTTGAGCGTCTCGTAGAGGAAGAGCTCGAAGTTCTTGAACGTGTACTCGCTGAAGTTGTAGCGCCTGAGTCGCGTGCCCGTTTCGCCGCCCAAAAGCACGCAGGACTTGTGGTAGTCATCCACGGCCCGCTTTACTAGGACCGCCTCATTCAATTTGCTGGAGCGAATCTGCAGCGACTTGAGCTCCAGGAGATGCTGGAAGATCTTGCGTTCCATATAATATCTGTGGGGATGGAGGAGATTGGAGGGCATAAGCAAAGACAGCCAGAGAAAAGAGCACATCCCCTTTGTCCCCATCATCTGAGCAAGAAGTTTGCCAGAGCCtggcaaaataaatgtaaGTAAATTGTCATTTTGATATTTCGCGAGTCAAACAAAGTCCCTGTGCCGCCTGCTGTTCCCCCAGACAAAGGACCTTCTCGTCCCTCTTCAAGCGTAATAAAAGGCATCatgttattaaaatttcaaaaatactaAAGTGCGTACGCGGAAAAAATTCTATTAATAATTGAGAATGGCCCAGAGAAGGGAGCAAAGGAAGCGAGTCAAATTAAAGCCGCCAACGGCACCCTCTGAGCCATAAAATGTTattagaaattttattaaaaattaggCAAAACAGCGCTTTAAGCGGTTTAAGGATGAGGATAAGGATATGCATCTTGGGTGGCCCCTTGAAAGTTGCTCCCTTAACTCGGCTGCGGGCCAGCGACCCTTCTAAATCAACGAATGACGTCCAAGCCTTTTGCTTTCTGTGCTTGTGCTTTCTGCTTTTTCccgagcagcggcagcagcggcagcagcagcagtggcggAGGTGCATTCACCGAAAAAACTAAGCAAATTTGTCGAGGGCACTTGGAGTGCAGAAAAGCCGCGGCTAGAGCGGCGTTTTTCGAAAATTGTTTACCCAGGAGAAGGAGACCGCTTGACACTGCTCGCCACTTGGCTGCGCAGCGCGAAATTATGCAAAACAATTTGACTTTGAAACAAAAGTTCATTGCTCGTGGGATGGCTGGATAGATGGATGGCAGGCTAGAGGCTGGGTGGGCTAGGGGGCCAGGTAATAAATAGGTAAGAATCCTTGAGAGCCAAAAGCTGCGTAATAAATTGGCCAAGGGGCCGCGAAGAAATCCCGCAGCGCGACTTCAAAGCGGTCCATCGTTCTTCCGCTTGTTTGGCTGCCCCACCAGCGGTGGTCATCTTTATCATCCTGGCCCTCCTTATCGCGGCCACGACCATCttaccatcatcatcatcatcgccatcatcaccatcatcaCCATCACTTGTTTGCCGAAGCGCTTTTCAATTTTACGCCTCGCTTTTGGCTCCATTCGGTTGCGCTTGAGTTCTTTGCAAGTCTTTCGCTTTGTGCAAATACTTTTTGCAATACTGTCCTTGgcatattttcttttctttttttttttttttttatttctgcgAGCCAGCACCCAGCGCAGCCGCCCACTGTTCACTGCTGCTACtgatttccgtttccgctctACGTTCGCCTAGTACAactttcatttcattttcttgtgcGCGCTGATTTTGTGTGGCACATTTTTCCACTGCCAACGCTTGCAGCGACCCACTGACTGACAGGCCACCCAGCCACCTTGGAAACCACCCAAGCACCCAGCCCTGGCCATCGCACCACCCACCTCTTCCTGTTTGCGACACAAATGTGACAGGCAAAAAGTGCACGCAGCGCCAAAGTGGATGAAGTGGAAAACCCGCCGGCGGCAAAGTCAGCACCGCCGCCACCATCAGCGGCACTGAGTAGGCGCAGTTTTCACTTTTCCCCAGCGCTGTCAACGACAACAAAATGCAAAGAAATTAAGCGCTGCACAAGTTGCAACAACGTCGAGTCCCGCCCGCCGGCAATTTGTGCCGCACAAGCAACACAAAAGCTCTGCGAGAGAACCTTTTGCCAAGTGTTAACGGCTGGGCCAGTAACACCCGGAGAATCGTGTCCTGCATACCTGGGCCTCTGCATTCCCGTATCTATCTGTATCTGCTCCCGGGAAAATCGATGGCCTCCAAAAGTGTTGACAAAGTCGCCCGCCCCCCGGAAGAATTCGCGAAAAGTCTGCGGCCAGCGAAAACTTTACCGCTTCATTTTTCATTACGGCTATGCTGCTGAGCCAGTGCTTCAAACTTGGCCAAGTGGTTGGCTGAGTTTTCCGGCTAAAAGCCCTGGAAACCAAGATGCTAGGTCAAGGCTTTAACTAAACGCTCAAAGTTAAATGAATTTTCCTCGAAACCACTATCAGTATCAGCATTTTAAAGTCAGACAACAAATATGCCTAATCCCGGCACGCTCgggaccaaaaaaaaagaggccCAAGGACAACAGATAAACTTGGGGTCGGAACGGAAAACGAAATCCAAATATTTAACAACGTCAATTACGTGAGCGCACATTATAAATCCCAAATCTCACCTGTGCTGCTgggacacacacacaaactcgtaagttatttgtttaatttatgcgTCAGATAAAATTTTAATCTCTTCGGAGCCCAAAACGAggaagcaaaataaaataaagttgccCGGGATGCGGGTCCACCGGTGTGAAAGCATGCGAATgcaaaaatgaaatggaaaatacgaaataaaataaagtctCTATTTACACACTTTTCATGGTATTTTCCTGGTCGACACCCCCTGAAAAGTTATCCCGCTCCGCAAAAAGTATTCGACTGGGAGCTATGGATTCACtttccacttttttttatttttacttctttctttttttgtttttttgtacaTTGCCGGGTGAATTCTATTTGGATTTTCGCCCACACCAACGTATATTCTTCGGGAATTAATTGACTCACCCCCGCCGACTTGTTGAGGAACTTGTTCGGAAAGTTGCTGAGCAAGACACTTGTTTGACTTTCGGTTTTGCgtacattgcgtatacgccgcgtaTTTTTCGAAACCTTAACATGGCGCTATCTCGCCTCTGGTTTCTGCcggctgctgccgctgccgctgccgctgccgctttCTTCTGCTTTCTCCTGGCCGAGGCCCGCTCCTCTTGCTTGTTGGCTTATGCAAACAGCcgagttaaatattttcattagtCAAGTGGAAAGAATTATTTATGAAATGCGCTCGCCGGCCGGAGATTTCGCTTCTGTTTTCGTTAcgttattgttttgttttgtttttctttgctCGGTGAATGTTTGCAAATTTATTCATGGGCTACAAGGCAGATTagcaaaattaataaaagtcaGCTTAcgctttttaattaagttttgcGGGCCCCGGCTTAtgcaaataccaaaaataaatacaattgaCTTTTAAGTTTGAGCAACAGCTTATGGCTTTCGGCTTAGGGCCATCGATCCGCGCGATTCACCAGCAAAGAatgacaaaattaaattacagcCACACGAGGTTTTCACTTTTCCACATTTCCCTCTGTGAGTTTATTAGGGCAAGATGCCCGGGGGGGAAATCCCCCTGAGGGGGCACAAAAGGATTTTCCGGAAACAAGACGGCGAACGAAGAGCGAACACAAATGGTAATCGTCCCTGCCTTCGAGGACCTCTAAAAATGCTCTCGCTAATCTGCACTAATTCCATTTACAATTAGCATTAGCGAGTTGTAAACGGAGCCAGAGACTTTGCTTTGCAGACAGCCGGTACGACTGCCTGCTTGCGgctaattttcatattttgttcAAGTTTCTGCATAAACAAAATATCCCACCGCAGGTGGGCAGCCATTCCGCCCCCGCCCATTTTCACCACTTTCTCTTTGCCACTTTCACCGCCCCTCCCAACGGATTCTGTGCAGCTAATTAAAATGCGCAACTCTTTGCCGGAAATGAGCATTTCGGCTAATGACAAGCGGGGTTTGGCAGCGGACGAGATTTTCGGCCCATTCGAGGGCACTGGAATAAATCAGCCAGGATATTAGGGCACTGCTGGACTTGACCTAATTATGATTTACGTTTGAGGCCATTTCTTTTTCATGCTGTTGGTAATtaaaagcagaaaaataaGTTGTCACCAATAAATGTGTCAAAAGGGGACCACTGCCCACCTGTTATCCTCACAGGTAATCCTTGGGCGCTTCGTAGTTCATGCTCAAGTACACGGTAAATGAACATTAATGCCGCGTTTATTGCCTTTAACCGcattataataactttaaagCGCGCCTTTTTATGGCGAACGGAAGCTGGGCAATTTATTTGCTGACCAGCGCAACAATGGAGCCCAGCCAGCCCaaaaaaaatgggggaaaaaaacAGAGAAGCCAAGAAAAGAAATGAGAAATGCCGTCCAGGCTATTAAATCCCTGGCTAAATTAACTTTAAGGCGGCCGGCTTCGGCCAGTTTGATTACATTAAGAGGCTACCGCAACTGCGGAGCTGAAGTGCGCGCGTGATATAATGCGAGGCGAGTCGCTGGCAGTGGGACATTCAAGTTGATTAAAATCAAGCATCAAGTAAATAAATCTACGGCCAAAAAGGCAGCGTCGTTGGCGCCACTAACTGCCTGgagattaatttaaatgaatgaatCCCGCCATCAACTCTCCGGGGCTCGCAGCTCCCCGCAATCACGGCCAATCTGTCCCGCTTCCTCGTGCACAGGGGAAAAATCGGATAATTTATAAGTTAACCATCACCATTTGCATAAATcgaatttttccatattttccaGGAATTTTGTAAGTCAGAAGAGGGACACATTTCGCAGGCTTAATGTAGGAATTTCATAAGGTTAGTAGTTGCTAGCCAAAAGCCTGAAAAGCCTGACACAGAAATCGAAAagtatgaaataaaattgtacCAAATGATTTCGACAGGATATTGGGACTTACATttactgttgcatactttgagGCACCTTTCGAAATGATGTTATACATTAAGGTGCATAAAAGATGTCACTATAGCCTTTTTGACCAAATTTATAGTTTTTCCTCCGATTTCAGGTGACCAAAATTCCTTAGctgaattaaaatatataataggATCCAAAATatgcctgaaagtatgcagcTAAAAAATAAGTCGTCTCAAAGGAAACAGAAGTTCCATCTGTGATATACATttaatgttgcatacttttagacataattataaatgattttaaaactcAAGTGATTCTTcgatttcaataattttttcaatattccCGAATTTTGCCACAGCGTACTCACCTCCTGATGTTGCGCTGTATGGACCTGGTGACGGCGCCCATTTCGCAGGCTCCCTTGTCGCCTGGCTTGCGGTTCTCcatcctgctgctgcaggagcGTCCATCCAAAGTGGCGTAGATGGGCCGGCGCGGCATGTGGGCGGTGTGGGCAGACCGCAGAGTGGGTATCTTGCTGCGCTCCGCCCGCGGACTGGGCTCGAAGCCCGAGTCCTGATCCTTGGTGGTGGCCAAAGCCATGTTGTTGCCATCGCGTGAATCCTGAGAGTTTTTCCAATTGTTGCGCGTTTTGTTGCCGCTGCGCACGCGCTTTTTAAGACGCCGCTTCCTTCCATTACCCATGCCCTCCGATGTGTCATCTGCTATGGATCctccacctgctcctcctccacccAATCCTCCTGCCCCAGCTCCAGAACTGCCCACACCGTGTCGATTTCCGCTGCTAAGAAAACGACGCAAGGCACTGTCATGCTCCGGATCGATACCATCCCTTTCATCTTCGTCGTACTCATCATCGTACTCCTCGTAATCATACTCCATCTTCTCCAGCTCCGAGGCACTAGGAAGCTGGACCGCAGATGGCCCCTCGCTGACCACCTGAAAGACCTGGTTGCCTCCTTGCTCGTAGTCGACCTTACGACCAGGTCTCTTTGCATTCTCATCCAGGGAATCATCGCTTTTCAGCACTTGGAAGCTCGATTTCCGCTCGGTGGCTGGCTCATCGGAAGCTGAAGCTGGAGGATTTGAATTCGGATTGGGAACTGGGTCATCGTCCGCCGAATCGGATGCCAGGAGTGTGAAGGAGCGCCTCGTCTCCTGTTCCCTTTGCGGTGCCTCCTTTGGCTGGCTGGTGGGCGTTTGGGCTGTGGATGGGCGTGGCTGTGGTGCGGTTGGTGGCTTTTTCGGCTCTGCAGGAGGAGCGGTGGGTGGGGGAGTGTTCTGCGGAGTGGGTGTGGGAGAAGGATTGCTATTAGGTTTCGGTTTGGCTTCAGCCTGCTCCAGCTGCTCGGCTTTTTTGCCATCTGAAGGTGGCTCCGAAACCGCAGATTTAACCCCTTCGACCGTGTTGGCATTTGGCTGTGGTTTCTCTGCGGCATCCTCCTCCTTAGGGGgtggcgtgggcgtggcaggctCAGGGGGTGGTGCCGCAGCAGGGGTTGAAGGCTTTGGGGATTCCTTAACAGCCTCTTCAGGTTTTTCCGGAGCAGGCTCTTCACTTTCTTGGGGAAGCTCTTTCTCCTCTGGCTTTTCCTCACTAGAGGAACTCTTGGACTCGCTGCTCAAGGCAGTGGCTGCTATCTTGATCACCTGCTCCACTTCCTTGGACACCAAATGGGTTTCCTCTTCACTCAGCTGCAGCTTAGCTTTCTCTTTTTCCTTACCATTTTCCTCTACAGCTTGTTGTTCCTCGGAAGTTTTGGAAGTCAGATTTTCCTCGGCATCATGATGGACATCCACCTGTGTCACCACCGACTTGCCAGCCTCCTGTTCTTCATCTGTCAGCTCCACTGCATGCGACTCCTCCACCAGAAGATTGTCCATGGGAGCGGACTTCTCACTCTTGGCGCTTTGGGTTGGTGACTTGATGAAGGTGCCCTCCTTGGTGGGCGAGGATGGGGGTGGCTCCTTTGCACTGGAGCTATCAACTTTATGATCCCCATTGACAGTCAGAGGTTTCCTGGAATCCTTCTCGGGCGAGGAGTGGGCTGTacgctgctcctcctcgctATCTTCGCGGTTTTTTGACTTCCTGGAGGAAGTGGAACGCTTGCGGGAAACCACTCGATCTTTTTGACGCTtgtggtagcagcagttctcGCAGGAGTCCTCCTcatcgtcctcctcctcccacTCACTGGAGCTGGCATACCGTTCCCGGGATTTCCTCCGCCGAATCTCGATGTTGCTCTTGGAGCGGCAGATCTCGCTGCACCGCTCGTGCTTGGACTCGCCACAGCTGCTGGTCCGCCTCCTCAGCTGCCTCCTCTTGTGCCGCCGGCAGACGTGACGCGTACGCTGCTCCTTGCGGTAAGTCTGCTCCGAGCAGCTGCAGTCCCCTGGATCGATGTCATCTACCTTGCCATTaccattcccatttccattaTCCGAATCGGAGCGTTTTAGGTACACCACATACTTCTTAGAGCTGCGCAGATCGTGCAGTTCCTCCTTCTCCACATACTTCAGAGGTCTCACCATATCAGTGGCATTGGTTTCGTGGAAGGGATTACCAGCTCTTCTGCTAGACAATCTCACCTTATTGGCCGGCTGACCCCCATTGGCCTGCAGGAACTTGGCCGTGGAACGATGACCCCTTTGTAGAGCTCCATCTAGTGGAGTCAAGACCAATCCTCTGGAGTTCCTATACACGGCATTCACATCTGCTCCGTAGTCCAGGAGCAGCTTACACATATCCGTGTAATCATTAGCAGCCGAAATGTGCAGAAGGCTGCGTCCATCATTGCTGGTGGTGTTCACCTGTTTAGGGCGTTGGTTGAGCAGCCACTCCAGGAGCTCCCTTCTGCCAGACGCGGCGGCCTCGTGGAGCGGCAGATCCCCCTTGGCATTGCGCAGCCAGAGATTGGCTCCGCGCTCCTTTAGCAACTTCAGGGTCTCAAATTGCCCCTTGGAGCAGCCGCAGTGGGCTGGGGTGCGTCCCTTACGAT is a window of Drosophila biarmipes strain raj3 chromosome 3R, RU_DBia_V1.1, whole genome shotgun sequence DNA encoding:
- the LOC108024824 gene encoding uncharacterized protein LOC108024824 — translated: MQKRPKAEVKRVTGPSKPPRLKAAKKQLQFESPLPRRTRADQLQKQPTNPHQDGQEHGEQDRKQQQKPADKVIAMPGSSQDADTDAAAEAAVDVPETEPAPWPDPHPHPHPDSGPDPGQLTVSHSQSSASASSSSAKKRLAEGCTSLMYACQRGDIVQVLAQMREKPQLLRQRDRSHRNALHYCAAQDADRSKDLVAAASIAIAAPELLESADEDGFTPLHLAVIQGNLAMVNLLLANKADVNAVDNEGHSVVHWATVCGEVESLRAVLAAGASVAKPDANGGTPLHYAAQMCGASHDSKQQASSSSSSRLSLEILGILLSHPQSSVDVQDKDGRQPLLWAASAGSAKAVIALVKAGARVESSDKDGLTALHCAGSRGHTECIDTLIGLCGAPTDLIDSNGCTALHYAVTLGHADATARLLDLEADPDRQDRKGRTPAHCGCSKGQFETLKLLKERGANLWLRNAKGDLPLHEAAASGRRELLEWLLNQRPKQVNTTSNDGRSLLHISAANDYTDMCKLLLDYGADVNAVYRNSRGLVLTPLDGALQRGHRSTAKFLQANGGQPANKVRLSSRRAGNPFHETNATDMVRPLKYVEKEELHDLRSSKKYVVYLKRSDSDNGNGNGNGKVDDIDPGDCSCSEQTYRKEQRTRHVCRRHKRRQLRRRTSSCGESKHERCSEICRSKSNIEIRRRKSRERYASSSEWEEEDDEEDSCENCCYHKRQKDRVVSRKRSTSSRKSKNREDSEEEQRTAHSSPEKDSRKPLTVNGDHKVDSSSAKEPPPSSPTKEGTFIKSPTQSAKSEKSAPMDNLLVEESHAVELTDEEQEAGKSVVTQVDVHHDAEENLTSKTSEEQQAVEENGKEKEKAKLQLSEEETHLVSKEVEQVIKIAATALSSESKSSSSEEKPEEKELPQESEEPAPEKPEEAVKESPKPSTPAAAPPPEPATPTPPPKEEDAAEKPQPNANTVEGVKSAVSEPPSDGKKAEQLEQAEAKPKPNSNPSPTPTPQNTPPPTAPPAEPKKPPTAPQPRPSTAQTPTSQPKEAPQREQETRRSFTLLASDSADDDPVPNPNSNPPASASDEPATERKSSFQVLKSDDSLDENAKRPGRKVDYEQGGNQVFQVVSEGPSAVQLPSASELEKMEYDYEEYDDEYDEDERDGIDPEHDSALRRFLSSGNRHGVGSSGAGAGGLGGGGAGGGSIADDTSEGMGNGRKRRLKKRVRSGNKTRNNWKNSQDSRDGNNMALATTKDQDSGFEPSPRAERSKIPTLRSAHTAHMPRRPIYATLDGRSCSSRMENRKPGDKGACEMGAVTRSIQRNIRRYYMERKIFQHLLELKSLQIRSSKLNEAVLVKRAVDDYHKSCVLLGGETGTRLRRYNFSEYTFKNFELFLYETLKGLQRPGTNNFQNINEVYEEAERRLSPDYNAYEKALQCTTKTHRCLHAAHAYTGIPCAAYIPMMNHHTMPKFGFGPYKKTGSVSSFFLPKILTSGRASSGRAAGGLGGGSASGNRCNHKVALELSHGKNKQLISLPAEKLDSNKRYYVTFTVKDSSGSSAYQQQQQQQH